Proteins encoded together in one uncultured Sphaerochaeta sp. window:
- a CDS encoding sugar ABC transporter ATP-binding protein: MNPKQDPTNSLYAEEISKYFPGTKALDRVSFAIKRGKVNVLIGENGAGKSTLMKVIAGIVQPTSGKLYMDGEVVSFSNTIEAKARGIAIIHQELNLFPNMNIFQNIFVGAEITKKANLLDDKTHSEKAKAVLELLGHPLDPSTIVGNLSVGQKQIVEIARNLIDPDLRVLIMDEPTSSLSAQEVEILFDVIRDLKSRGIAIVYISHRLEELMQIGDNLTILRDGCFVDSAEVKDIDVHWIVEKMVGNNKGYNYPERKIHWESRKKILEVHDVCLPKKGGGFLLDHVNFDVKKGEILAIYGLLGAGRTELLECIMGVHQDFEGEIYLHGKPIKIESFDKQVEKGFAMIPEDRQKEGLVQSLSVKKNISLSSMQTMTSKGILSSKMENDSTQKMIKELHIKVADSELPILSLSGGNQQKVVIARGILTDPKVLLLDEPSRGIDVGAKSEVFDIIRSYADKGLSIVFSSSELKEVTSIADRVLVLSNGKITGDFPRSEISEQKLVSASYLGHGIHK, translated from the coding sequence ATGAATCCCAAACAAGATCCTACTAACAGTTTATATGCAGAAGAAATAAGTAAATATTTTCCTGGTACAAAAGCCCTTGACCGAGTGTCATTTGCTATAAAGCGAGGAAAGGTGAATGTGTTAATTGGTGAAAACGGTGCTGGAAAATCAACACTCATGAAGGTCATAGCTGGAATTGTACAGCCGACTTCAGGGAAATTGTATATGGATGGTGAGGTAGTTAGTTTCTCTAACACGATTGAGGCGAAGGCTAGGGGAATTGCAATAATACACCAAGAATTAAATCTATTCCCCAATATGAATATATTTCAAAATATTTTTGTTGGGGCCGAAATTACAAAAAAAGCAAACCTATTGGATGATAAAACACATAGTGAGAAGGCCAAAGCTGTTTTGGAACTTTTGGGGCATCCATTAGACCCAAGTACTATTGTTGGTAATCTATCTGTTGGACAGAAACAAATAGTAGAGATAGCAAGGAACTTAATTGACCCTGACTTACGAGTTTTGATAATGGATGAACCTACCTCCTCATTGTCAGCACAAGAAGTTGAAATTCTTTTTGATGTTATAAGAGACTTAAAATCAAGAGGTATTGCTATCGTGTATATTTCGCATCGACTGGAAGAGTTGATGCAGATAGGTGATAACTTAACGATTCTTCGTGATGGATGCTTTGTAGATTCTGCTGAAGTTAAAGATATTGATGTACATTGGATTGTTGAGAAAATGGTCGGAAACAATAAGGGGTATAACTATCCTGAAAGAAAAATACATTGGGAATCTAGAAAAAAAATTTTAGAGGTCCATGATGTATGCCTTCCTAAAAAGGGCGGTGGATTTCTTTTAGATCATGTAAATTTTGATGTCAAGAAAGGTGAAATCCTAGCGATTTATGGACTGCTCGGAGCAGGAAGAACTGAGTTGCTTGAATGTATCATGGGCGTACATCAAGATTTTGAAGGCGAAATTTATCTGCACGGGAAGCCGATTAAAATAGAATCCTTTGATAAGCAAGTTGAAAAAGGATTTGCCATGATTCCTGAGGACCGACAGAAAGAGGGATTGGTACAGAGTTTATCTGTAAAGAAGAATATCAGTTTATCAAGCATGCAAACAATGACTTCCAAGGGGATCTTGTCTTCAAAAATGGAAAATGATTCCACGCAGAAAATGATAAAGGAATTGCATATCAAGGTTGCTGATAGTGAACTTCCTATCCTTTCACTTTCAGGGGGGAATCAACAGAAAGTTGTCATAGCTAGAGGGATTCTAACAGATCCTAAAGTGTTGCTTCTGGATGAGCCAAGTCGTGGAATAGATGTCGGTGCAAAGTCAGAGGTGTTTGATATTATCCGTTCCTACGCAGATAAAGGATTGAGTATCGTTTTTAGTTCTTCTGAGCTAAAGGAAGTGACGAGTATTGCTGATAGGGTGCTTGTTTTGTCAAACGGGAAAATCACTGGTGATTTCCCTCGTTCTGAAATATCAGAACAAAAATTAGTGAGCGCTTCTTATCTAGGTCACGGAATACATAAATAA
- a CDS encoding FGGY-family carbohydrate kinase, whose product MKQKAALEVDIGISTVHAVVVSLVDGTLIAQKEVGYEWDVMENDRGEINPNKIWEISQKAVEAVLETLDYAKVRIEVLAFSCFGDCFVGVDENGEPVYPMLAFSDLRAIDIVDELNSLIKGKPYAQITGGPLIADYVFPKMYWMKKHLPQIYGRIDSFYNIQQFMLRKLGLSPLTDYSMAARKMMFDVKSHSWASELCEILEKDPDCFGKAAEATTIVGKINRYGRVALPYEIQVVLGAHDAQCGYMGLGVKENNTSDIIANNAGTYNLFGTLSAKSIVFDSAMITPGCGPTINSFHYQAGAMIGPTLNWFTSNVAKSNLANLFEKAVFDATCNIRMVNDPLTGNGMFEGISLRDDTTSFFTGLIESITFPMRDWLDAMREASQGVDGFKCVRIGAGGAKSPAWIQLKADILGIPFERVENLQTSSVGLAMICAVATGVYPDYDAASENMIRVNRVFEPDLRLNQNYLERYFDFKQRIQAN is encoded by the coding sequence ATGAAACAAAAAGCAGCATTAGAAGTAGATATTGGAATTTCTACAGTTCATGCAGTGGTAGTTTCTTTGGTTGATGGAACCCTCATAGCCCAGAAGGAGGTCGGCTATGAGTGGGATGTAATGGAAAATGATAGAGGTGAAATAAATCCAAACAAGATTTGGGAGATTTCCCAAAAGGCTGTTGAAGCAGTATTGGAAACTCTTGATTATGCTAAAGTCAGGATTGAAGTGTTGGCTTTTTCCTGCTTCGGAGATTGTTTCGTTGGAGTTGATGAGAATGGCGAACCTGTCTATCCAATGTTGGCTTTTAGTGATTTAAGAGCCATTGACATTGTTGATGAGCTAAATAGTCTGATAAAAGGTAAGCCCTATGCTCAGATCACTGGAGGTCCGCTTATAGCAGACTACGTATTTCCCAAAATGTATTGGATGAAAAAACATCTTCCTCAAATTTATGGAAGAATTGATAGTTTTTACAATATTCAGCAATTCATGTTGAGGAAATTAGGATTGTCCCCTTTAACTGATTATAGTATGGCCGCTCGCAAAATGATGTTCGATGTCAAAAGCCATAGTTGGGCCTCTGAATTGTGCGAAATTTTGGAGAAGGATCCTGATTGTTTTGGAAAGGCAGCCGAAGCTACTACAATCGTAGGGAAAATTAATAGGTATGGCAGGGTAGCTCTTCCATACGAGATACAGGTGGTGTTAGGAGCACATGATGCACAGTGTGGATACATGGGTCTTGGAGTCAAAGAGAACAATACCTCTGACATAATTGCCAACAACGCTGGAACCTATAATTTGTTCGGTACCTTAAGTGCCAAATCGATTGTATTTGATTCAGCAATGATAACTCCTGGGTGTGGTCCGACTATCAATAGTTTCCATTACCAAGCCGGTGCAATGATTGGTCCGACACTGAATTGGTTCACCTCTAATGTCGCAAAGTCAAATCTTGCTAACTTGTTTGAGAAAGCAGTTTTTGACGCAACGTGTAATATCCGTATGGTTAATGATCCATTGACAGGTAATGGGATGTTTGAGGGAATTTCTCTCCGTGATGATACTACTTCATTTTTTACAGGATTGATCGAAAGTATTACATTCCCAATGAGAGACTGGCTTGATGCAATGCGTGAAGCTTCTCAAGGTGTTGATGGGTTCAAGTGTGTGCGTATAGGTGCGGGCGGTGCGAAATCTCCTGCTTGGATACAACTAAAAGCGGACATCCTGGGGATCCCGTTCGAAAGAGTAGAAAATCTTCAAACATCTTCGGTGGGACTAGCAATGATCTGTGCGGTAGCTACAGGTGTATATCCTGATTATGATGCTGCCTCGGAGAATATGATACGGGTAAATCGAGTTTTTGAACCGGATTTAAGATTGAATCAAAACTATCTGGAGCGTTATTTCGATTTCAAGCAAAGAATCCAAGCAAACTAA
- a CDS encoding substrate-binding domain-containing protein: protein MKKKLRIFSYALTMVFLLVVSSCSNGKTETTSENVVTSSTVESTTVSKGQEGPVGKYTPDELKGALIYIITDTQQNSYFVAEAEGAKAAAEAIGFQAKITSYESDITKETELCDMAIAEGAVAIIWDVTDSEASITSVQKAKDAGIPTFCTSRELNTTGVAVSQIVADNAGGSMAVAERFVQAVGEVGQYAELYGMEGDNNSKVRSESFHAVLDQYPDLECVAVEVSNFSLPESYSDTENILQSHPDIIGIVTANDTMALGAWQACVDAGKDDVVIIGVDGSDEVAASIKEGGILATALQPCVLETRMAVQQAYDFLTKGTTGLPEKQIVESPVIDSSNADRLSGFYLST, encoded by the coding sequence ATGAAGAAAAAGTTGAGAATTTTTTCGTATGCTTTGACGATGGTGTTTTTACTGGTTGTGAGTTCTTGCAGCAATGGGAAGACGGAGACAACAAGTGAAAATGTAGTAACAAGCAGTACTGTTGAGAGTACAACTGTAAGCAAAGGTCAGGAGGGACCTGTAGGTAAGTATACTCCGGACGAACTGAAAGGAGCATTGATTTACATCATAACTGATACTCAGCAAAATTCATATTTTGTTGCTGAGGCTGAAGGGGCTAAAGCAGCTGCAGAGGCTATAGGGTTCCAAGCAAAGATTACATCATACGAGAGTGATATTACAAAAGAAACTGAACTTTGTGATATGGCAATCGCAGAAGGTGCTGTTGCCATTATTTGGGATGTTACTGACTCTGAAGCGAGTATTACCTCTGTCCAGAAAGCAAAAGATGCTGGAATCCCAACTTTTTGTACCAGCCGTGAGCTAAATACCACGGGAGTCGCTGTTTCTCAGATTGTTGCTGATAATGCTGGTGGATCCATGGCTGTAGCGGAACGTTTCGTGCAGGCTGTAGGAGAAGTTGGGCAGTATGCAGAATTATACGGTATGGAAGGCGATAATAATTCGAAAGTACGCTCAGAATCATTTCATGCTGTGCTCGATCAGTATCCAGATCTCGAATGTGTAGCTGTTGAAGTCTCTAATTTTAGTCTTCCCGAGTCTTACAGTGATACTGAAAACATCCTTCAGTCTCATCCTGATATCATCGGAATTGTTACCGCGAACGATACAATGGCTTTAGGTGCATGGCAAGCTTGTGTAGATGCTGGGAAAGATGATGTTGTAATTATAGGTGTAGATGGTTCAGATGAAGTGGCAGCATCGATCAAAGAGGGTGGAATTTTAGCTACTGCACTTCAGCCGTGTGTACTAGAGACACGAATGGCTGTTCAACAGGCCTATGATTTCCTGACGAAGGGAACAACAGGTTTACCTGAGAAACAAATCGTGGAATCACCAGTCATAGACAGTAGTAATGCTGACAGACTCAGTGGTTTCTATTTGAGCACATGA
- a CDS encoding DUF2291 family protein, producing MKNKIKLIISIIVILGFIWVAIGTSHVVPLDEKGNPLILADEQSEDYLEGRWDTILEEIDDNTIELTSLLQNGNGNFIENIDDFGSGSKNILTVSGTAQIESVNTDSRAGFLTIKPIGYIGEYTFRLQIGPIFKGSTIRDGLSSIGFSDFDNQMDWSSLSGEIMEKLYDSSIAQLEFSSTEGKMLDFIGCFALDANTKTVVISPVRIVME from the coding sequence ATGAAAAATAAGATTAAATTAATAATAAGTATAATTGTAATTTTAGGGTTTATTTGGGTGGCTATTGGTACTTCACATGTAGTTCCCCTTGATGAAAAAGGAAATCCTCTCATCCTAGCAGATGAGCAATCAGAGGATTATCTAGAGGGTCGCTGGGATACAATCTTAGAAGAAATAGATGATAACACAATTGAATTAACTTCATTACTTCAGAACGGAAATGGCAATTTTATTGAAAATATCGATGATTTTGGTTCTGGAAGTAAAAACATTCTCACAGTCAGTGGAACTGCGCAGATAGAGTCTGTAAATACTGATTCCAGGGCTGGGTTTCTTACGATTAAGCCGATTGGATACATTGGTGAGTATACGTTCCGTCTTCAAATCGGTCCAATATTTAAAGGATCGACGATTCGAGATGGGTTATCCAGCATAGGATTTTCGGATTTCGATAATCAAATGGACTGGAGTTCCCTATCAGGTGAAATCATGGAAAAGCTTTATGATTCATCAATAGCTCAATTAGAATTTTCTTCAACTGAAGGGAAAATGTTGGATTTTATTGGATGTTTCGCTTTAGATGCCAATACTAAAACAGTAGTAATTTCTCCAGTACGAATTGTAATGGAATAG
- a CDS encoding class II aldolase/adducin family protein yields the protein MTKNQMHPAEEICSIMKRAYQKNMVSSAGGCLSIYDGKGFMWISPTSQDKGHLLPEMIAKYDMDGNQLSEYAGSMEWDNHLAIYKARPDVKAIFHTHSSAMLSLVFARESLKTNNFASLAGLMEGSAQIPFSVPGSKQLCEDIVAAAKAHKNILTLDSHGTYILSESNLFDAFKVQDILEMSARTAAIAPALGTVLPGLTNDQIAKYEDAKKVEDFPSFALEQETLEERKTRSLLCELAKRAYENGVLDSYQASFSLRLGDDDFLITPSDGDVANLDGDDIVRVKNGKVESGKNLPMKILMHRSIYQTQKEVGSVLISTPAYAAAYCVTDATFDCTIDPELTFCIKGVGKYPFGTSDKVIAADFNPGKLAAVVENDFIVAAAPTGVKTLGIVECMEYATRSVVEMSIRGSKPVRISEYVK from the coding sequence ATGACAAAAAATCAAATGCATCCAGCTGAAGAAATTTGCTCAATTATGAAAAGGGCTTATCAAAAGAATATGGTTTCTTCCGCAGGTGGATGTTTATCAATCTATGATGGAAAAGGATTTATGTGGATTTCCCCGACGTCTCAGGATAAAGGTCATTTATTGCCTGAGATGATTGCAAAATATGATATGGATGGAAATCAATTATCCGAGTATGCAGGGTCTATGGAATGGGATAATCACCTTGCAATCTATAAAGCAAGACCTGATGTCAAAGCGATTTTCCATACGCATTCTTCAGCCATGTTAAGTCTCGTATTTGCAAGAGAATCCCTAAAAACAAATAATTTTGCTAGTTTGGCTGGATTGATGGAGGGAAGTGCACAGATTCCTTTTAGTGTTCCAGGGAGTAAACAACTTTGCGAGGATATTGTTGCGGCAGCAAAAGCTCATAAGAATATCTTAACTTTGGACAGTCATGGTACGTATATCTTAAGTGAGTCAAATCTATTCGATGCTTTTAAAGTACAAGATATTTTGGAAATGTCTGCTAGAACAGCGGCTATAGCACCAGCTTTAGGTACAGTCCTTCCCGGATTGACAAATGATCAAATTGCAAAATACGAAGACGCTAAGAAAGTAGAGGATTTTCCTTCATTTGCCCTTGAGCAAGAAACATTGGAAGAGCGCAAAACCCGAAGTCTTTTGTGCGAGTTGGCCAAACGAGCTTATGAAAATGGAGTCCTGGATAGCTATCAAGCGAGTTTTTCACTCAGATTGGGTGATGATGATTTTCTTATAACTCCTAGTGATGGTGATGTAGCAAATCTCGATGGAGATGATATCGTTAGGGTTAAAAATGGCAAAGTTGAATCTGGGAAAAATTTGCCGATGAAGATTTTGATGCATCGCTCGATTTATCAAACTCAAAAAGAAGTAGGGTCAGTGCTAATCAGTACCCCGGCATATGCTGCTGCATACTGTGTAACCGATGCCACCTTTGACTGCACAATCGATCCTGAACTTACCTTTTGCATAAAAGGTGTTGGGAAATATCCCTTCGGTACTTCAGACAAGGTAATTGCCGCAGATTTCAATCCTGGGAAGCTTGCAGCCGTCGTAGAGAATGACTTCATAGTTGCAGCAGCACCAACTGGGGTCAAAACCTTAGGTATCGTGGAGTGTATGGAATATGCAACACGTTCTGTCGTCGAAATGTCAATCAGGGGATCAAAACCGGTCCGAATTTCTGAATATGTGAAATAA